One genomic segment of Rhinopithecus roxellana isolate Shanxi Qingling chromosome 6, ASM756505v1, whole genome shotgun sequence includes these proteins:
- the AP5Z1 gene encoding AP-5 complex subunit zeta-1 isoform X8, translated as MRRSVLWARVCCEHWRAGSLRGPASDTSSPSWPRSWSSARAPSRRTRPPCSASGWLTGCAMLASSKGSRTPAASSPRPGPGSLGPSTHPRLSFPQPGPITEVDGAVATDFFTVLSTGHRFTEDQWLNVQAFSMLRAWLLHSGPEGLGILDTDDRSEQEGSTLSVISATSSAGRLLPPRERLREVAFEYCQRLIEQSNRRALRKGDSDLQKACLVEAVLVLDVLCRQDPSFLYRSLSCLKTLHGRVRGDPASVRVLLPLARFFLSHGEAAAVDSEAVYQHLFTRIPLEQFHSPMLAFEFVQFCRDNLHLFGGHLGTLRLSFPNLFKFLAWNSPPLTSEFVALLPALVDAGTALEMLHALLDLPCLTAVLDLQLRSLPASSERPLWDTSLRAPSCLEAFRDPKFQGLFQYLLRPKASGATERLVPLYQLLQPMAGCARVAQCAEAVPTLLQTFFSAVTQVADGALINQLALLLLGRSDSLYPAPGYAARVHSVLSSQFLALCTLKPSLVVELARDLLEFLGSVNGLRSRASLVTSVVSPQGGHCADDHTDEAGLPEPRPDPQVPGRGGREASWLSWGRDVASEVFPSRCLEMMAAAQGLSVAVKDEDPDSESSHQLHAQQGGCGSHLHPGHGAADPAEDAQCGPVCAHTQHGGVQPPISPRCQHGPAPGLAHGQPAGGEGGRPPAGMKGQRPGTPVQMKRVRESWERRQGPGWAWHPQRPMGLAPAHPLGFVSEPFSPRQR; from the exons ATGAGGAGGTCAGTGCTGTGGGCCAGGGTGTGCTGCGAGCACTGGAGAGCCGGCAGCCTGAGGGGCCCAGCCTCAGATACCTCCTCCCCATCATGGCCAAGGTCGTGGTCCTCAGCCCGGGCACCCTCCAGGAGG ACCAGGCCACCCTGCTCAGCAAGCGGCTGGTTGACTGGCTGCGCTATGCTAGCCTCCAGCAAGGGCTCCCGCACTCCAGCAGCTTCTTCTCCACGCCCAGGGCCCGGCAG CCTCggcccctccacccacccccgCCTGTCCTTCCCGCAGCCGGGCCCCATCACCGAGGTGGACGGGGCAGTGGCCACAGACTTCTTCACGGTGCTCTCCACCGGCCACCGCTTCACGGAGGACCAGTGGCTGAACGTGCAGGCCTTCTCCATGCTGCGGGCGTGGCTGCTGCACAGTGGCCCTGAGGGCCTGGGCATCCTGGACACAG ATGACAGGTCAGAGCAGGAGGGCTCCACGCTGTCGGTGATCTCCGCCACCTCCTCCGCCGGCCGCCTGCTGCCGCCCCGGGAGCGGCTTCGGGAGGTGGCCTTTGAGTACTGCCAGCGCCTCATTGAGCAGAGTAACCGAC GGGCCCTGAGGAAGGGGGACTCCGACCTGCAGAAAGCT TGCCTGGTGGAGGCTGTGCTGGTGCTGGACGTGCTGTGCCGGCAGGACCCGTCCTTCCTGTACCGAAGCCTCTCCTGCCTGAAGACCCTGCACGGGCGGGTGCGCGGGGACCCGGCCTCTGTGCGGGTGCTGCTGCCCCTTGCCCGCTTCTTCCTGAGCCATG GGGAGGCAGCTGCAGTGGACTCGGAAGCTGTCTACCAGCACCTGTTCACCAGGATCCCGTTGGAGCAGTTCCACAGCCCCATGCTGGCCTTTGAGTTCGTCCAGTTCTGCAGGGACAACCTCCACCTGTTTGGCGGGCACCTCGGCACCCTCAGATTGAGCTTCCCCAACCTCTTCAAG TTCCTGGCCTGGAACAGCCCACCTCTCACCTCCGAGTTTGTGGCACTCCTCCCGGCCCTGGTGGACGCCGGCACGGCCCTGGAGATGCTACATGCGCTGCTGGACCTGCCCTGCTTGACGGCGGTGCTGGACCTGCAGCTCAG GTCATTGCCGGCTTCATCCGAGAGGCCACTCTGGGACACCTCTCTCAGGGCCCCCAGCTGCCTGGAAGCCTTCCGGGACCCCAAGTTCCAGGGTCTTTTCCAATACCTGCTGCGCCCCAAGGCCAGTGGCGCCACCGAGAG GTTGGTGCCGCTCTACCAGCTGTTGCAGCCTATGGCCGGCTGCGCCCGCGTGGCCCAGTGTGCCGAGGCCGTGCCCACGCTGCTGCAGACGTTCTTCTCAGCGGTGACCCAG GTGGCTGACGGGGCCCTGATCAACCAGCTGGCGCTGCTGCTCCTGGGCAGGAGCGACTCACTCTATCCGGCCCCGGGGTACGCGGCCCGTGTACACAG TGTGCTGAGCTCCCAGTTCCTGGCCCTGTGTACGCTGAAGCCCTCCCTGGTGGTGGAGCTGGCAAGAGACCTGCTGGAGTTCCTGGGCAGCGTGAACGGCCTCCGCAGCAGGGCGAGCCTCGTCACAAGCGTG GTGTCCCCCCAAGGTGGTCACTGCGCTGATGACCACACTGACGAAGCTGGCCTCCCGGAGCCAAGACCTGATCCCCAGGTGCCTGGTCGGGGAGGGAGAGAAGCCTCCTGGCTTTCCTGGGGAAGAGACGTGGCTTCTGAGGTCTTCCCGTCCAGATGTCTTGAAATGATGGCAGCAGCGCAG GGCCTCTCTGTTGCTGTCAAAGATGAGGACCCTGACTCAGAGTCCAGCCACCAGCTCCATGCACAGCAAGGAGGGTGCGGAAGCCATCTGCACCCGGGCCACGGAGCTGCTGACCCTGCTGAAGATGCCCAGTGTGGCCCAGTTTGTGCTCACACCCAGCACGGAGGTGTGCAGCCCCCGATATCACCGCGATGTCAACACGGCCCTGCCCCTGGCCTTGCGCACGGTCAGCCGGCTGGTGGAGAGGGAGGCCGGCCTCCTGCCGGGATGAAGGGACAGCGGCCAGGGACGCCGGTGCAGATGAAGAGGGTGAGGGAGTCTTGGGAGAGGAGGCAAGGCCCAGGGTGGGCTTGGCACCCTCAGAGACCCATGGGGCTGGCCCCTGCTCACCCTCTGGGCTTTGTCTCCGAGCCTTTCTCTCCCAGGCAacgctga
- the AP5Z1 gene encoding AP-5 complex subunit zeta-1 isoform X9 — translation MRRPAAGHPRHGRVSRAAPGALRRHPSRDVPLRQPQPGLGPHPEQPAAEPGGLRALCPDQATLLSKRLVDWLRYASLQQGLPHSSSFFSTPRARQPGPITEVDGAVATDFFTVLSTGHRFTEDQWLNVQAFSMLRAWLLHSGPEGLGILDTDDRSEQEGSTLSVISATSSAGRLLPPRERLREVAFEYCQRLIEQSNRRALRKGDSDLQKACLVEAVLVLDVLCRQDPSFLYRSLSCLKTLHGRVRGDPASVRVLLPLARFFLSHGEAAAVDSEAVYQHLFTRIPLEQFHSPMLAFEFVQFCRDNLHLFGGHLGTLRLSFPNLFKFLAWNSPPLTSEFVALLPALVDAGTALEMLHALLDLPCLTAVLDLQLRSLPASSERPLWDTSLRAPSCLEAFRDPKFQGLFQYLLRPKASGATERLVPLYQLLQPMAGCARVAQCAEAVPTLLQTFFSAVTQVADGALINQLALLLLGRSDSLYPAPGYAARVHSVLSSQFLALCTLKPSLVVELARDLLEFLGSVNGLRSRASLVTSVVSPQGGHCADDHTDEAGLPEPRPDPQVPGRGGREASWLSWGRDVASEVFPSRCLEMMAAAQGLSVAVKDEDPDSESSHQLHAQQGGCGSHLHPGHGAADPAEDAQCGPVCAHTQHGGVQPPISPRCQHGPAPGLAHGQPAGGEGGRPPAGMKGQRPGTPVQMKRVRESWERRQGPGWAWHPQRPMGLAPAHPLGFVSEPFSPRQR, via the exons ATGCGTAGACCTGCTGCAGGCCACCCTCGGCATGGCCGCGTGTCCCGAGCAGCTCCAGGTGCTTTGCGCCGCCATCCTTCGAGAGATGTCCCCCTCCGACAGCCTCAGCCTGGTCTGGGACCACACCCAGAACAGCCGGCAGCTGAGCCTGGTGGCCTCCGTGCTCTTTGCCCAG ACCAGGCCACCCTGCTCAGCAAGCGGCTGGTTGACTGGCTGCGCTATGCTAGCCTCCAGCAAGGGCTCCCGCACTCCAGCAGCTTCTTCTCCACGCCCAGGGCCCGGCAG CCGGGCCCCATCACCGAGGTGGACGGGGCAGTGGCCACAGACTTCTTCACGGTGCTCTCCACCGGCCACCGCTTCACGGAGGACCAGTGGCTGAACGTGCAGGCCTTCTCCATGCTGCGGGCGTGGCTGCTGCACAGTGGCCCTGAGGGCCTGGGCATCCTGGACACAG ATGACAGGTCAGAGCAGGAGGGCTCCACGCTGTCGGTGATCTCCGCCACCTCCTCCGCCGGCCGCCTGCTGCCGCCCCGGGAGCGGCTTCGGGAGGTGGCCTTTGAGTACTGCCAGCGCCTCATTGAGCAGAGTAACCGAC GGGCCCTGAGGAAGGGGGACTCCGACCTGCAGAAAGCT TGCCTGGTGGAGGCTGTGCTGGTGCTGGACGTGCTGTGCCGGCAGGACCCGTCCTTCCTGTACCGAAGCCTCTCCTGCCTGAAGACCCTGCACGGGCGGGTGCGCGGGGACCCGGCCTCTGTGCGGGTGCTGCTGCCCCTTGCCCGCTTCTTCCTGAGCCATG GGGAGGCAGCTGCAGTGGACTCGGAAGCTGTCTACCAGCACCTGTTCACCAGGATCCCGTTGGAGCAGTTCCACAGCCCCATGCTGGCCTTTGAGTTCGTCCAGTTCTGCAGGGACAACCTCCACCTGTTTGGCGGGCACCTCGGCACCCTCAGATTGAGCTTCCCCAACCTCTTCAAG TTCCTGGCCTGGAACAGCCCACCTCTCACCTCCGAGTTTGTGGCACTCCTCCCGGCCCTGGTGGACGCCGGCACGGCCCTGGAGATGCTACATGCGCTGCTGGACCTGCCCTGCTTGACGGCGGTGCTGGACCTGCAGCTCAG GTCATTGCCGGCTTCATCCGAGAGGCCACTCTGGGACACCTCTCTCAGGGCCCCCAGCTGCCTGGAAGCCTTCCGGGACCCCAAGTTCCAGGGTCTTTTCCAATACCTGCTGCGCCCCAAGGCCAGTGGCGCCACCGAGAG GTTGGTGCCGCTCTACCAGCTGTTGCAGCCTATGGCCGGCTGCGCCCGCGTGGCCCAGTGTGCCGAGGCCGTGCCCACGCTGCTGCAGACGTTCTTCTCAGCGGTGACCCAG GTGGCTGACGGGGCCCTGATCAACCAGCTGGCGCTGCTGCTCCTGGGCAGGAGCGACTCACTCTATCCGGCCCCGGGGTACGCGGCCCGTGTACACAG TGTGCTGAGCTCCCAGTTCCTGGCCCTGTGTACGCTGAAGCCCTCCCTGGTGGTGGAGCTGGCAAGAGACCTGCTGGAGTTCCTGGGCAGCGTGAACGGCCTCCGCAGCAGGGCGAGCCTCGTCACAAGCGTG GTGTCCCCCCAAGGTGGTCACTGCGCTGATGACCACACTGACGAAGCTGGCCTCCCGGAGCCAAGACCTGATCCCCAGGTGCCTGGTCGGGGAGGGAGAGAAGCCTCCTGGCTTTCCTGGGGAAGAGACGTGGCTTCTGAGGTCTTCCCGTCCAGATGTCTTGAAATGATGGCAGCAGCGCAG GGCCTCTCTGTTGCTGTCAAAGATGAGGACCCTGACTCAGAGTCCAGCCACCAGCTCCATGCACAGCAAGGAGGGTGCGGAAGCCATCTGCACCCGGGCCACGGAGCTGCTGACCCTGCTGAAGATGCCCAGTGTGGCCCAGTTTGTGCTCACACCCAGCACGGAGGTGTGCAGCCCCCGATATCACCGCGATGTCAACACGGCCCTGCCCCTGGCCTTGCGCACGGTCAGCCGGCTGGTGGAGAGGGAGGCCGGCCTCCTGCCGGGATGAAGGGACAGCGGCCAGGGACGCCGGTGCAGATGAAGAGGGTGAGGGAGTCTTGGGAGAGGAGGCAAGGCCCAGGGTGGGCTTGGCACCCTCAGAGACCCATGGGGCTGGCCCCTGCTCACCCTCTGGGCTTTGTCTCCGAGCCTTTCTCTCCCAGGCAacgctga